The Steroidobacteraceae bacterium genomic interval CCAGTCGCTCGCCGAGCCGGGCATCTGCAAGATCGGCGTGGTCGGCCATCCAACGGGATAACAGAGCCGAAGTGTCCATTTGCGAACAGCCGTCGACTATCCTCTCAGAGGGTCGACATCATGCCACCGTCGGTCGCGATGATAGAGCCCGTCATGTAGGTCGATCCAGCGACCCACCAGATGACCTCGGCAATCTCCTGCTCAGTGCCAACCCGGCCCAGCGGAATCCGCGACACCAGTTGGTCCAGGGCCTTGTCGTCGACCTTGGCGGTCATTTCGGTCATGACCAGCCCGGGAACAACCAGATTGACGCGGATCTGTCGCGGCGCAAGTTCCACGGCCAGGACCCGCGTCAGCCCGGACAGCCCGGCCTTGGAGGCGCCATAGGCGCTGTCGCCGGCAAAGCCGCGTAACCCGACCACTGCGCCGATGTTGACGATGGACGCACCTTCGCCCATGTGCGCAAGGCTCGCCTTGATGCAATGCATGGGGCCCGAAAGATTGGTTTCGAGTACGGCGTGCCAATCGCCCAAGTCGAGTCGTTGCAGCTTTCGCCCGCGATGCAGGCCCGCATTGTTGACGAGGACATCGACGCCGCCCCAGGCCGCGGTCACACGCTGCAGCGCGTTCTCGACCTGCTCGGCATCCGTGACATCCGTGGCGATCGCAAGCGAGTCCGGCCCAAGCTGTTCGCGTAGTCTCGCCTCATCGATCTGGCGCGCGAGTACGGCGATGCGATCGCCGCGCTCGCGCGCCAGGCGCGCAGTGGCCAACCCAACCCCGCGGGACCCACCCGTTATGATCCAGCGCCGGCTCATGTGGTCCCTGCGCGGGCATGCCGAACGGGGTCGATCAGCGTGATCCGAAGTTGTGCGTCAACCGGATGCCATAGGTCCTCGGTGGCCGGACAGCAGCGTAGGTCCAGAGGCCAGGAAAGGTCACGCTCGTGCCAACGTCGTAGGCCTGCGACCAGGAGTCATCATCAGTGAGGTTCATGGCCCAGAGGCTTACCGTGGTGTCCTTGAACCGATAGCCGATCGAAGCATCGATGACTTCGTGCGAAGGCACCCGGCTTTGCGGCGAATTGAGGAACGTGAGTTCCTGGTCATCGATGTAGCGCAGGTCGGCCTGTACCCACATCGAGCCACTGCCGACGTTCCAGGTGTAGTTGGGCGAGATCGTCGCCGTCAGATCCGGCGCGCGCCGCAACTTGAGATAGGACAGATCGCGCTGATCGACGGGTGTCGCCGGATCGGTGTCGATCAGTTTCTTGAACTTCGAATCGAGGACGCCGAGATTCGCGGCAATCGTGAAGTTGTTGGTGACCCGGGCCAGCAGATCCAGTTCCAGACCTTTGATTTCCGCTCGTGCTGCGTTAGTTACGACTGTTTGCTGTCCCGTGCCCTGTGTGGTCGGCACGCTCTGCTCTTCCTGCTTGTCGTTATAGCGCATGAGGAACACCGAGCCGTTGAGGCGGACGCGTCCATTCACCCACTCGCTCTTCCACCCAAGCTCGTAATTGTCGACAGTTTCTGGATCGTAGGGAATCGACGCCGCTTCGTAGGTACCGGGCCGGCCGGTGAATCCACCTGCGCGATACCCCTTTGAATACAGGCCATAAACCATGACATCCGGATTGACGCGATAGCGCAGGTTCACCTTCGGCGTGAATTCGTTCCAGGACTTCTTGAACGGATTGGCGAGATTGCCAAGCGTCGCAAGCTCGGGCATGCCCGCATCGATGACGCCGCTATCCTTGTCATCCTTCGTGTAGCGACCGCCGACCGTCAAGGTCATTGCGTCGGTCAGCCGGTAGTCAGCCTCGAAGAATGCGGCTTTCGATTCGGTGTTCTGAACGACCGTCTGGTCAATTGCGAGTACGGTTCCGGACGGCAGACCGAACAGCAGGTCACCGAAGCCGATGTAGCTGCGCAGGTCGATGCGGTAGTCGGATTTCCACGAGTACAGGCCAACCGTGTAGTCGAGCCGCTCGCCGGAATGCACCCAGCGCAGTTCATGACTCGTCTGATTCCATTTCGCCGGACGGTCGGTGTGATACAGCGTGAGCGCTGTGCCATCCCAATCCTGGAAGACCTTCTCGTCGGTGGAGAACTTGCCGAAGACGTATTCGAGCTGGTCACCTTCGCGAACGCTCCAGCGGATATTGCCGATGTGCAGATCGCTGTCGAAATAAGTCTGATAGGTCCCGGCATCATTTTGCAGAACCACGTAGCGATCGCCTGACTGCGGCACGTCCAGGCTCTGAGCGCACTGGTTATAGAAGAAGCACCATGCCTGGTTGGGCTGAGCAATATTGACTACGGTATTGGCGTCCTGATCCTGCTGAGTGCGATCGTAGCGATACGCGAACTCGAGGGTGTCGGTCGGTTTGAAGATGAAGCTCGGGCTGTACTGGGTGAACCTGACCTTGCCCGTGTCGGTGTTGCGCGTGCTGTTGTAGAACCAGCCATCGTTATCGCGTTTGGCTGCGCCCAGCTTGAACGCAAACTTCTCCGACACCGGAACATTGATGTAGCCGTCCAGCTGCAGGTCGCCGTAATTGCCCGCACCGGCGCGTACTGCACCCGAGAAGCCATCCGTGTTGGGCCGGCTGCGCGTCACATTGATGACGCCGCCAATGGAATTGCGCCCGAACAACGTGCCCTGCGGTCCGCGCAGGATTTCCATGCCCTGCAGGTCGATGGCTTTGATCATTGCGCCGGAGTTCACGCCGATGAAAACGCCGTCGACCACCACGCCGACCGTCGGATCGAAGTTTTTCTCGACGTCCGTTGTGCCGACGCCACGCACGGAAATGGCCGCCGGACTGCCCGGACCCTGCTGCAGATCGTCGATGATCACATTGGGCGCGACATTGGCGAAGGTCTGCAGATCGACGTCCGTACGTCGCGCGAGTTCGTCCGTGCCGATCGCGCTGATTGATGTGCCCAGGTCCTGAAGGTTTTCCTGGCGCTTGCGCGCAGTCACGGTGATTTCCTGGAGTGCGCCGGTTGCGCCAGGGTCATCTGCTGCGAGCGTTGGCTCGCCGATACCGCAGCATAGCGCGACGGCCGCCGTCGACAAGAGCACGCTGGACTTCGCCATTGTCATTACTCCCTTGAGATCGTAATTAAGATTGCAAACCACTGACTGGCCCGGCGCCCGCTGGTCGCGGGTCGCGAGCCCCACCAAGCCCCCAGCGGAACGATAATCCGCTTGTTGTCGTCTAGCAAGTGAATCTATACTCGATCGCGATTTCGCCGCCCGCGAAATCCCCCAAACTATCTTTGGGACCATGTTTTGCGTCGGCGCAACAGTGCGGATCGGCACGGTTGGCCAGACAACAGGTGGCAGTGATGGCCTGGAATTTCGAGACCGACCCTGATTTCCAGCGCGAGCTCGACTGGATGAGCGACTTCGTCCGCGCCGAGGTCGAACCTCTGGATCTGGTCTTCCGCCATCCCGCCGATCCTTTCGATCCGGCTCGCAAGGGGCCCGCTGCGGCCATGGCGCCGCTCAAGAAGCTTGTCCAGCAGCGGGGTTTGTGGGCCTGCCACCTTGGCCCCGAGCTCGGAGGGCAGGGTTACGGGCAGGTCAAGCTTGGCCTGATGAACGAGATTCTCGGGCGCAGCCGGTTTGCGCCCACCGTCTTTGGCTGCCAGGCGCCCGATACCGGCAACTCCGAAATCCTCGCCCGCTTCGGAACGCCCGCGCAGAAGCTCGCCTACCTCGAGCCATTGCTGGCGGGCGAGATAGCCTCCTGCTACTCCATGACGGAGCCGCAGGCCGGCGCAGATCCCGCACAATTCAGGTGTCGCGCGGAATTGGTCGGCGACCAATGGGTCATCAACGGCGAGAAGTGGTTCGCCTCGCATGCGGATTTCGCGAAATTCCTGCTGTTGGTCGTGATTACCGACCCGACGGTTCCGGTCCACCAGGGTGCATCGATACTGATCGTGGATCGCGATGCACCGGGATTGCAGATTGTGCGTAACGTCGCCGTGGGCATGCGCGATGAAATGGGCGGCGGCGTTCACGGCTACCTGCGCTTCGAGAACTGCCGCGTGCCGCGCGAGAACATTCTTGGCCAGCCAGGGCAGGGCTTTGAGGTGGCGCAATCGAGGCTCGGTGGCGGGCGCATTCATCATGCCATGCGAACCGTCGGGCTGCTGAACCTCGCCCTCGACATGATGTGCGAGCGGGCTCTCAGCCGGCATACCAAGGGCGAAGTACTTGCGGCCAAGCAGCTGACCCAGGAGAAGATTGCCGACTCCTACACGCAGATCACGCAATTTCGCCTGCATGTGCTCTATGCGGCCTGGCTCATCGACAAGCACAAGTCGTACAACCGCGTTGTGCGCCGGGAGATTGCGGCCGTCAAGGCGGCGATGCCCGGGGTGCTGCGCGATGTCGTCTACCGGGCGCTGCATCTGCACGGCTCGCTCGGCATGTCGAATGAGACGCCACTGATGCAAATGTGGGCCACCGTGCCGGAGATGGGCATCGTGGATGGCCCGACGGAAGTGCACAAGGTGAGCGTGGCGAAGGAAATTCTCCGCGACCGCCGGGGCACGGATCAACCATTCCCGAGCTATTATCGACCGGCGGCGACGGAGCTTGCGAGGCAGAAGCTCGCATGGGCGATCGAGCTCGACGTAGGCAACCAGTAATGCGGGCTTGGCGGCCCGTGGGGGGACGTTTGCATGGCATCTGAGGCGCAGCTGCAGAACCTGATGGCGCGAATCGATCAACTCGAGAGCCGCAATGCCATGCGCGACCTGGTAACGACCTACTGCCAGGGTTTCGATGGCGGCAACTTCGAGCAGTTCCTCGGAATCTGGTGGGAGGACTGCGTTTGGGACATCGGTCCACCGTTTGGCGTCTTCCACGGCCATGCCGGCATCGAAAAGGCCGTCAAGGAGGTGCTCTGGCCGGTCTGGCGCGAGACGCACCACCTTACCAGCAACCTGCGCCTGTCTTTCGCGGGCAAGGATGACGCCCATGGCGAATGCAATGTCGATTGCATGGGCGCGACGCGCGATGACATCGTGCAGATGATCAGCGCCACCTACAAGGATCATTTCCAGCGGCGCGGCGGCACATGGCGCATCAAGCGCCGCGACGTGACCATTCATTACTTCAACCCGATTCCTGGCGCGCAGATGACGGCGCCGCAGGCCTGAGCGAGGTAGAGGCAGGTATGGCGTATCTCACGACCGAGTCCGGACAGCGGATATATTTCGAACACCATCGCGGTAGCAAGTTGCCGGTGTTGTTGATCCATGGCTGGGGCATGAGCTGTCGAATATGGGACACAACACTCAGCAGTCTGCTTGCCGCCGGTCACGAAGTCGTGACATTCGATCAGCGCGGTTGCGGCAATTCCGACAAGGACTTCCCGGCCAACACGATCGGACTCGGTGCGGGCGATGCGCTTGCGGTTTTGCGCGAGGCCGCGATCGAGCGCGCAGTCGTCAACGGCTGGTCGCTGGGCGGGGCCATTGCGACTGAAACCGCGCATCGACTGGGCTCCAAATGCGCCGGCCTCGTACTGACCGCAGCGGCTACGCCGCGCTACGTCCAGGCGCCGGACTATCCATTTGGCAATCCGCCAGGAGGTCCGGTTGCGACGGTCGAGGCCTTGCGAGCGGATCGGGCCAATTTCTTCGATGGCCTCACCAAGGCTGTGTGCGCGGTTGAGCAATCGGCGGCGATGAACAACTGGCTGTGGTCGATCTTCATGCAGACCGCACCCTGTGCCGACGATGCTCTCGCCGAGCTCGACACACTCGATCAACGCAAGATCCTGGCTGCGCTCGATGTGCCGATACTTTCCTTCATCGGCACCAAGGATGTCTTCGTGCCGCCGGACGTCGGTCGTTCAGTGGCAGCAATTGCCCGGCGCCTGCGCACGATCGAATATGAAGGTTGCGGTCATGCGCCCTTCATAGAGGCCGCGCAACGCTATCGCGCGGACTTGCTCGGTTTTCTGGCATCACTCAACTGACCGGAGTTTCGACCAATGGCGCGACACGTCAATTTCGGTCTCTGGTACGACTTCCGCAATCCGCGACAGTGGCGAATTCCCTTCGAGCGCCTCTATGCGGAGAGCCTCGATCAGATCGCCGAGGCCGAACGGCTCGGCTTCGACTCGATCTGGATGACCGAGCATCATTTTTGCGATGACGGTTATACGCCCTCGCCGATGGTCCTCGGTGGCGCAATCGCTGCACGCACCAAACGCCTGCGAATCGGCACGAACCTGATCGTGCTGCCGCTGCACAATCCAATACGGGTTGCCGAGGATGCTGCGACGCTATCGCTCATTACCGGCGGGCGTTTCGACCTGGGCGTCGGTGTTGGCTATCGCGAACTGGAATTTCGCGAATTTGGCCGCCAGGTCAAGCATCGACCCAGCCTCATCGAGGAGGCGATCGAGATCATTCGTCGGGCGTGGGCGGGCGAGAAGATCGGCTTCTCTGGCAAGCGCTTCGAGTTTGGCGATGTCCGTGTAACGCCGGTACCCGAGCACATTCCGAAGCTCTATCTCGGCGGCATGACTGAGCCGGCGATCGCGCGCGCCGCCAGGATTGCCGACGGCTTTCTGTCGACCGGCTCGATCGGACACGATATCTATCTCGAGAGTCTGCGCAGGCAGGGACGATCGCCCGAGGACGGGGTGGTGATCGCAGGCAGTTGGGCCATCGTCTCTGACGACCCGGAGCGCGAAGCACGCGCTGTCGGTCCACATGCGCTCTATCAGTGCAACCAGTACATCGAGTGGGGAGCGTTCGGGCCACCCGATACGACACCGCGATTTCCGGATGCACAGACCGCGCTCGCACAAGGGCTTTATGAGCTGTGGGATGCCGATCAGGCAGTTACCGAAATAACCCGTCTGCTGCAGGCCTGTCCGCAGATTCGGGATCTGCATTTCTGGGCGCGGTTGCCCGGTGAATCTGTCGCGGCGGGGCACCGGCGCGTCGAATACATGGCCAAGCATGTGCTGCCCAAGGTACGTGCTTCGCTCTGACGCTGAACAACAGAATTTTGGAGAATCACAATGGGCGCTGGCAAAAAAGCTGATTACGACGTCATTGGCGTGGGCGCAGGCTTCGCAGGGCTTGCGTTGATTCATTTCGTGCGCGATGCGGGGCTTTCGATCCGTGTGTTCGACAAGGCATCCGATATCGGCGGCACCTGGACATGGAATCGCTATCCGGGCGCTGCCAGCGACAGCGAGTGTTTCTATTACTGCCTGACCTTCTCGAAGGAGTTGCTGCAGGAGTGGTCCTGGTCGTGCCGTTATCCGGGCTGGGAGGAGAACCTGCGCTACATGCATTTCGTGGCGGATCGATGCGACATGTGGCCGCACATTCAGCTCAATACCAACATCGTGAGCGCCGATTTTCAGGAAGACTCGGGCCTGTGGCTCGTGCGCACCGGGAAAGGCGAGTCGTTCACCTGCCGTTACTTCATCAGCGCGATGGGCATGATTTCCGAACCGGTCATTCCGGAATTCAAGGGTCTCGGCACATTCAAGGGCCCTTGTTTTCACTCGGCGCGCTGGCCCAGTGAGGGGCTTGATTATGCCGGCAAGCGTGTCGCCATCATCGGCAGCGGCGCGACGACCGTGCAGATGTTGCCGGTCATGGCGAAAACGGCTGCCAATGTGACCGTATTCCAGCGCACGGCCAATTTCATCATGCCGGCGGTGCAGAAGCCGATGACGCCGGAGTGGGAGAAGCAGATAAAGGCGAACTACGACGCTATCGTCGACAAGTGTCGCAATCACTCCTTCGCCATGGCATTCGACAGCCCCGTGGGACGCACGATTGCAGATACTCCGCCCGAGGAAGTCGAACGGATTCTCGACGAACATTGGCCGCGGGGCAGCTTCAGCTTCGTTTTCGAGACCTTCGATGACCTCATCGTCAATCCCGAATCCAATCGGAT includes:
- a CDS encoding NAD(P)/FAD-dependent oxidoreductase; its protein translation is MGAGKKADYDVIGVGAGFAGLALIHFVRDAGLSIRVFDKASDIGGTWTWNRYPGAASDSECFYYCLTFSKELLQEWSWSCRYPGWEENLRYMHFVADRCDMWPHIQLNTNIVSADFQEDSGLWLVRTGKGESFTCRYFISAMGMISEPVIPEFKGLGTFKGPCFHSARWPSEGLDYAGKRVAIIGSGATTVQMLPVMAKTAANVTVFQRTANFIMPAVQKPMTPEWEKQIKANYDAIVDKCRNHSFAMAFDSPVGRTIADTPPEEVERILDEHWPRGSFSFVFETFDDLIVNPESNRIIGEYIVRRMLENVKDPEVREMLTPKGYPFFAKRPPLDHGYFEAYNRDNVKLVDIGEREPLVEITATGIRTTKQHYEFDIIVLATGFQAYTGAQEALPIRGRNGLLLRDKWKDVSSSIMGVFVAEFPNLFLITGPQAPFANLPTSIEQNVIYIVDCIKKMERDGLALCEPRHDAEEAWVAQTAEIHRMTMMNFGDKAHSWMMGANLNDRKPRILIYFGGANVYYDKLRDSANAGFPEVEFERKAG
- a CDS encoding LLM class flavin-dependent oxidoreductase, whose product is MARHVNFGLWYDFRNPRQWRIPFERLYAESLDQIAEAERLGFDSIWMTEHHFCDDGYTPSPMVLGGAIAARTKRLRIGTNLIVLPLHNPIRVAEDAATLSLITGGRFDLGVGVGYRELEFREFGRQVKHRPSLIEEAIEIIRRAWAGEKIGFSGKRFEFGDVRVTPVPEHIPKLYLGGMTEPAIARAARIADGFLSTGSIGHDIYLESLRRQGRSPEDGVVIAGSWAIVSDDPEREARAVGPHALYQCNQYIEWGAFGPPDTTPRFPDAQTALAQGLYELWDADQAVTEITRLLQACPQIRDLHFWARLPGESVAAGHRRVEYMAKHVLPKVRASL
- a CDS encoding TonB-dependent receptor: MAKSSVLLSTAAVALCCGIGEPTLAADDPGATGALQEITVTARKRQENLQDLGTSISAIGTDELARRTDVDLQTFANVAPNVIIDDLQQGPGSPAAISVRGVGTTDVEKNFDPTVGVVVDGVFIGVNSGAMIKAIDLQGMEILRGPQGTLFGRNSIGGVINVTRSRPNTDGFSGAVRAGAGNYGDLQLDGYINVPVSEKFAFKLGAAKRDNDGWFYNSTRNTDTGKVRFTQYSPSFIFKPTDTLEFAYRYDRTQQDQDANTVVNIAQPNQAWCFFYNQCAQSLDVPQSGDRYVVLQNDAGTYQTYFDSDLHIGNIRWSVREGDQLEYVFGKFSTDEKVFQDWDGTALTLYHTDRPAKWNQTSHELRWVHSGERLDYTVGLYSWKSDYRIDLRSYIGFGDLLFGLPSGTVLAIDQTVVQNTESKAAFFEADYRLTDAMTLTVGGRYTKDDKDSGVIDAGMPELATLGNLANPFKKSWNEFTPKVNLRYRVNPDVMVYGLYSKGYRAGGFTGRPGTYEAASIPYDPETVDNYELGWKSEWVNGRVRLNGSVFLMRYNDKQEEQSVPTTQGTGQQTVVTNAARAEIKGLELDLLARVTNNFTIAANLGVLDSKFKKLIDTDPATPVDQRDLSYLKLRRAPDLTATISPNYTWNVGSGSMWVQADLRYIDDQELTFLNSPQSRVPSHEVIDASIGYRFKDTTVSLWAMNLTDDDSWSQAYDVGTSVTFPGLWTYAAVRPPRTYGIRLTHNFGSR
- a CDS encoding nuclear transport factor 2 family protein translates to MASEAQLQNLMARIDQLESRNAMRDLVTTYCQGFDGGNFEQFLGIWWEDCVWDIGPPFGVFHGHAGIEKAVKEVLWPVWRETHHLTSNLRLSFAGKDDAHGECNVDCMGATRDDIVQMISATYKDHFQRRGGTWRIKRRDVTIHYFNPIPGAQMTAPQA
- a CDS encoding alpha/beta hydrolase, yielding MAYLTTESGQRIYFEHHRGSKLPVLLIHGWGMSCRIWDTTLSSLLAAGHEVVTFDQRGCGNSDKDFPANTIGLGAGDALAVLREAAIERAVVNGWSLGGAIATETAHRLGSKCAGLVLTAAATPRYVQAPDYPFGNPPGGPVATVEALRADRANFFDGLTKAVCAVEQSAAMNNWLWSIFMQTAPCADDALAELDTLDQRKILAALDVPILSFIGTKDVFVPPDVGRSVAAIARRLRTIEYEGCGHAPFIEAAQRYRADLLGFLASLN
- a CDS encoding acyl-CoA dehydrogenase family protein encodes the protein MAWNFETDPDFQRELDWMSDFVRAEVEPLDLVFRHPADPFDPARKGPAAAMAPLKKLVQQRGLWACHLGPELGGQGYGQVKLGLMNEILGRSRFAPTVFGCQAPDTGNSEILARFGTPAQKLAYLEPLLAGEIASCYSMTEPQAGADPAQFRCRAELVGDQWVINGEKWFASHADFAKFLLLVVITDPTVPVHQGASILIVDRDAPGLQIVRNVAVGMRDEMGGGVHGYLRFENCRVPRENILGQPGQGFEVAQSRLGGGRIHHAMRTVGLLNLALDMMCERALSRHTKGEVLAAKQLTQEKIADSYTQITQFRLHVLYAAWLIDKHKSYNRVVRREIAAVKAAMPGVLRDVVYRALHLHGSLGMSNETPLMQMWATVPEMGIVDGPTEVHKVSVAKEILRDRRGTDQPFPSYYRPAATELARQKLAWAIELDVGNQ
- a CDS encoding SDR family oxidoreductase: MSRRWIITGGSRGVGLATARLARERGDRIAVLARQIDEARLREQLGPDSLAIATDVTDAEQVENALQRVTAAWGGVDVLVNNAGLHRGRKLQRLDLGDWHAVLETNLSGPMHCIKASLAHMGEGASIVNIGAVVGLRGFAGDSAYGASKAGLSGLTRVLAVELAPRQIRVNLVVPGLVMTEMTAKVDDKALDQLVSRIPLGRVGTEQEIAEVIWWVAGSTYMTGSIIATDGGMMSTL